One genomic segment of Ricinus communis isolate WT05 ecotype wild-type chromosome 5, ASM1957865v1, whole genome shotgun sequence includes these proteins:
- the LOC8271425 gene encoding transcription factor RADIALIS isoform X2, with product MASSSMSSRGSGSWTAQQNKAFERALAVYDKDTPDRWANVARAVGGKTPEEVKRHYDLLVEDVKYIESGQVPFPNYRTTGTRG from the exons ATGGCATCAAGCTCAATGTCATCTCGTGGGTCTGGTTCATGGACAGCACAGCAGAACAAAGCATTCGAAAGGGCTTTGGCTGTGTACGACAAAGACACACCTGATCGTTGGGCTAATGTCGCCAGGGCAGTTGGTGGCAAAACCCCTGAAGAAGTGAAGAGGCACTATGACCTTCTTGTTGAAGATGTCAAGTATATTGAGTCTGGCCAAGTTCCTTTTCCTAATTACCGGACTACTGGAACCAGAG GATGA
- the LOC8271425 gene encoding transcription factor RADIALIS isoform X1: MASSSMSSRGSGSWTAQQNKAFERALAVYDKDTPDRWANVARAVGGKTPEEVKRHYDLLVEDVKYIESGQVPFPNYRTTGTRGNMDDHERRMRNLKLN; encoded by the exons ATGGCATCAAGCTCAATGTCATCTCGTGGGTCTGGTTCATGGACAGCACAGCAGAACAAAGCATTCGAAAGGGCTTTGGCTGTGTACGACAAAGACACACCTGATCGTTGGGCTAATGTCGCCAGGGCAGTTGGTGGCAAAACCCCTGAAGAAGTGAAGAGGCACTATGACCTTCTTGTTGAAGATGTCAAGTATATTGAGTCTGGCCAAGTTCCTTTTCCTAATTACCGGACTACTGGAACCAGAGGTAACATGGATGATCATGAGAGGAG GATGAGAAACCTAAAGCTCAACTGA